CAATCTGTCTATCCGTGCTAAGGATGAAGCAGAAGAGAAAGCGGCTATGGATAAAGTCAACAGCGATTCAAGCTCTAGCGATGCAGGCTTCTCTAACGCCATGGCTGAAGCGTTCAAAAACGCTAAAGGCTAAGCCTAATGAGGGAGTTTCGGCTCCCTTATTGCAGTGACAACTCACCAATTGGCAATGTTTTAACAGGACGGCAACGGTAAACTATGACCAAATCTGAACTGATTGAACGCTTGGCCAGCAAGCAGTTGCAGCTGTCAGCGAAAGATGTAGAAGTGGCAATCAAAGAGCTCATTGAGCAAATGGCCGGTACCCTTGAATCCGGAGAACGGATCGAGATTCGTGGTTTTGGCAGTTTCTCTTTGCACTATCGTGCTCCGAGAGTCGGTCGTAATCCGAAAACTGGTGATTCAGTTGAGCTAGAGGGCAAATATGTTCCTCACTTTAAGCCTGGCAAAGAGTTACGTGAACGCGTGAACAATGTTGGCTAAAAGTCATTCACATTGAATTCGTAAAAATAAGAACGGCATGCTCAATAGGCGTGCCGTTTTTTTTTTGCGATAATAAAGCTTACAAATCTAAAAGAGCCCACGGTTTAATATGAAATTATTTATAACCTGTGTGATCATTATTCTATTTGTCGTATTGGGCTTAAGCTTTGGTGCTCAAAACGATACGCAAATAGAGGTCAATTATCTCATCGCGAAAGATACATTCTCTTTTCCTGCTGTAGTGGCATGTGTTTTAGTCGCTGGATTTCTTCTTGGCTGGTTAGCAACGGCTTCTGGTTACTTTTCTGCACGGATGAAACATGGACGATTGCTTCGAAAATACAAGAAGCTTCAAAAGCAACTTGATTCGGCTGAACAGTAATTATGATTGAGCTGTTGTTTCTGCTACTTCCAATTGCCGCTGCTTATGGTTGGTACATGGGGCGGCGCAGTGCAACTCAAAATCAGCGTGATCAGAAACAACAACTGTCTGAGCAATATGTTGCCGGACTGAATTATCTATTATCAGATCAAGCTGACAAAGCAGTTGATCTCTTCATCGACATGATCGAAGTCGATAATGACACCATCGATACACACATGGCGCTCGGCAGCTTGTTTCGTCGACGGGGTGAAGTTGATCGAGCCATCAAAATTCATCAAAACATCCTTGAGCGTAGCCAGATCAGTCAAGAGCAATACAATATTGCCGCACTTGAGCTTGCTCGTGATTTTACCGCTGCGGGTTTGCTCGATAGAGCAGAAGATCTTTATAAATCCATCGCGGGCACTAAGAGTCACGGCGAGCAGGCCACTCAAGAACTTGTTTCAATTTATCAGCAGTTGAAAGATTGGAAGCAAGCCATCTTCTATGCTGAACGCTTATCTATTGATGCGAATACAGCCAGAATAATTGCCCAGTTTTATTGTGAGCTGGCAGAAGAGTCGAAGGGAGTTGGCAGCGACGTTAAAGTTAAGTTTCTTAAAAAAGCGTTGAAGGTCGATGCCTGCTGCGTGCGAGCCAGTATTATGCTTGGCCAATTGCATTCGGAACAGGGGCATTGGCAGCAGGCAATTGAACATTTTCAGCATGTTGTTGAGCAAGATATTGAATTGGTCACTGAGGTGATAAAGCCATTATCAGAATGCTATCAACGCTTAGATATGGAAGGGCAATTTCAACACTTTTTGATTCATGCAGTCGAGAAGGGCGCAGGCGCATCTGCTGTCATTGTGTTGGCTGAACTATTGAAAAAACAAGGCTTAGAAAAAGATGCAGAAACGCTAGAGCTTGGCCAACTCCGACGGTTTCCGTCGCTGAAAGGTTTTTTCCATTATATGGAATACCATGTAGCGCGAATAGTAGAGCCAGAAGCTCGCAGCAGCTTAGCGACACTGCAAAAACTTGTTGGCCAACAATTATCCATTAAACCTAAGTACCGTTGCCAAAGCTGCGGTTTCTCGAGCAATATATTGCAATGGCAATGCCCTTCCTGTAAAAGCTGGGGCGAAACCAAACCCGTCCGTGGTTTAGACGGCGAATAATTCACAAGAGGACTCTCATGACAGACTCAAAAGTAATCGTAGCGTTGGATTATGACGACCAAGATCGAGCGCTAAATTTCGTCGATAGTATTGAACCTGGCAGTTGCCGGTTGAAAGTCGGCAAAGAGATGTTTACTTACTTTGGGCCGTCATTTGTTAGAAGTTTGGTTGAGCGTAAATTCGATGTATTTCTCGACTTAAAATTTCACGACATTCCAAATACTGTGGCGAAAGCCGTTGCCGCTTCTGCTGATCTCGGTGTGTGGATGGTCAATGTGCACGCAAGTGGTGGGCGCGGCATGATGGAAGCTGCAAAAAAGTCACTGGAATCTTATGGTGCCGATGCCCCCCAGCTTATTGCTGTGACCGTGCTGACGAGTATGAGCAGCGACGACCTCAGAGACATTGGCTGGAAAGTCGAACCGTTTGAGCAAGTTCGTCGCTTGGCGTCATTAACTCAAGAAGCAGGGCTCGACGGTGTGGTTTGCTCGGCGCGAGAAGCGCGCATGCTCAAAAGCCGTCTAGGTAAAGATTTTGTCTTAGTCACTCCGGGTATCCGCCCGATTGGCGCAGATGCAGGAGATCAACACCGTATTGTGACGCCGGAAAAAGCGGTTGAAGATGGTGCAGATTACTTAGTGATTGGGCGTCCGATTACTCAAGCTCAAGATCCTTTACAGGTGCTTCAACAGATTAATCAATCGTTAGCAAACATTTAGTAAATTTATCACTGCTCGGGCAATACGTGATTGTCTGAGCGTTTTACATACCCGACACATAGCGCAGTAATAAGCCCACCTAATGCCCCTCCAACGTGGGCTTGTACTGCTACAGTCGCATCAATTAGATGCGCTGACACAGCGCTTCCTCCGTTGAATAATTCCCAACCTATCTTGATACAAATTCCCACCAATAACGTACTCATAATTAATGGCGCTGAACGAAATTCTCGTATCGCTAAATAGACCATACACCCGTGTAGCGCTCCAGACAGACCTACAAGGCTGGTTAGGCTATCATTTAAGCATGCAAAGTAGGCCGTAGAGACTGCCCCCATAAGCAATGTGACTGCAACAATGCGCCAGCCTTTTAAACTTCCTTCATTGAACGCGCACAAAAAAACATAGGCGGCTAAGTTCATGATGAGGTGATACAAGTTTGTATGTAACAATGGCGCAGAGAGCAGCACCCATAATTGAGAGACTAATGGTCGATCGGATTGATACGCCAGAGCACTGTCAATACTTTGAGGCCAACACATCAGTAGAGTGGTTGAAACCAAAGGTATGAGCAAGATGGGGAGCCAATGCACCAAACGATGAATTACCATAGCGGCCTATTGAGTGAGTTTTTGTGAAATTGAATAAGCGTCTGAATTGCAGCCAATGTTTGCGCCCTCAAACATTGTGCCACTGTCATCTAATCGAGCGTATCTCAAGCGATCTTCCGATAGTGATACTACAGCACCCTGATGAACAAAATCATCCTTTTAATACTGCTCGCATCGTTCGTGATTCAATTATTCAGTCAACCTTACTCACGGGTACCCAATGGTCGTTGTCAGAAGGGGCTTTGTCTGAGGCAATGCCAAAACGCGCTTGGCCATTTTTGTTGTATACAGGTGAGCCTATTGTTTCGGTATCAGGGATTAAATCTGAAATAAATGAACACGGTGGAACGCCTGTCGCGATTATACTTGACGGCACTTGGCGCAACACCCGCGAAATATTACTGAGCTCTCCACAATTGCAGTCGGTGCCACGAGTCGCGCTCTTATTGCCTAAAACTAGCACATATGCCATTCGAAAGAGTAATGTCCAAGGTGGCTTGGCAACAATAGAAGCAGCTTATCATTTGCTGACTCAATGGCATGAAAATGAGCAATATCAAGGTTTATTAACGCCGTTCGAGTATATGGTTGCGCAGCAAAGGCAATTTGTTCCCAGTTAAGTCAGCCGTACCACACAAGTATTGGGGATTGGGACAATTTGTATTATGATTTGTAATTGATAACTATTATTATTTATATTAACTTTTGGTTTCCAATGACATTAGATCGATTAAAGCCCCATCAAAAAGCTCTTATAAGGGCGATTCAATGCAAGCAACCTGCACGCGGTAAACTGATGGATCTCGGCTTAGTGCCTGGCGCAGCCGTAACCTACGTGCGTTCGGCACCTTACGGTGCTGGATGCCAAATTGAAGTGAAGCGCACGCAATTGATGTTGCGTGATGATGTTGCAAAAGAAATAGAGGTTCAACTCGCATAATGAAGTCTCCACGTATTGCTCTTGTAGGCAATCCTAATGCGGGTAAAACCACATTATTTAATGGTCTAACTGGCCTCAGTCAACGAGTGGGAAATTTTCCCGGTATTACGGTTGAGAAAAAATCAGGCAAGATGATGCAAGGCGAATATGAAGCCGAAATTGTCGATTTGCCAGGCGTATATTCCCTTATTCCACAACAACAAAGTTCAGCGGATGAGCGTGTCACACTGCGCTACCTGATAGAAAATCCGCCCGATTTGCTGATTAACGTACTAGACGCCACATGCATTGAACGCCACTTTTATCTCACAACGCAACTTGCAGAGTTAAATTTGCCATTTATTGTGGTGATTACGCGGGCTGATGTAGCCGCTAAGCAAGGCATTGAAATCGACATAGAAGCGCTGTCGGCCCGAGCTGGCGCGCCTGTTGTAGAGCTGAACGCAACGTCGCCTAACACCTATTTGCAAAAGATTGTCGCTTCACTTCAGATCGCTACAACTTCTAATTGTTTTCCAACATATGCGAGTGATATTGAGCAATGGCTGGAGTCGCAAACTGCATCGTCACGTCTGTCACGGCTTATCAACTTAATCGATCAACATTATCGAGGCGATGCGCCGGTTGCTGGAGATGTGGAGTTAGATATTGCTAGTCGTCGTTATGATTTGTGCAATGAAGTGTGCCAGGAGGTGCTAACTGACCCCACTGAACAAGCCGAGTTAGTCACCGCGAAAATTGACCGAGTGGTATTGAATCCCTGGTTCGCAATGCCTATTTTTCTCACCGCCATGTACCTCATGTTTATGTTCACGATTCATGTGGGCGGCGCTTTTATCGACTTTTTTGATATCGCTGTGGGCGCGGTTGTGGTGGATGGCTTTGGTTTGCTGCTTGAATCGATTGGGAGCCCTGCAATTGTCACGGCATTGCTTGCCGACGGCGTTGGGGCAGGTATTCAAACGGTCAGTACCTTTATTCCAATTATTGGTTGCTTGTACTTATTCCTAACGGTACTTGAGCAGTCCGGTTATTTAGCACGTGCGGCAGTAGTCGTGGATCGGTTAATGCACCGGTTGGGTCTGCCGGGACAAGCTTTTGTTCCCATGATCATGGGCTTTGGATGTTCCGTACCAGCTGTAATGGCAACAAGAACACTCAAGAATGAGTCAGAACGTGTTATTACCAGTGCTATGTCTCACTTTATGTCGTGTGGCGCGCGTCTGCCGGTTTACGCTTTATTTGCCGCGGCTTTCTTTCCGTCTACTGGACAGAATATAGTATTCCTGTTGTATATCATCGGCATTTTAATGGCAGTATTGACAGGCTTGGTATTACGTCACTCCTTGTTACTCGGAAGTAGTTCAAGTTTCGTGCTAGAACTGCCACATTATGAACGCCCTAAGCTCAAGGCTGTACTACTTAAAACTTGGCAAAAGCTCAAAGGCTTCGTGCTGGGGGCCGGAAAGATCATCGTGATCATGGTGACATGTATTGGCCTGCTCAATTCGTTGGGAACTGACGGTTCGTTAGGTAACCAAGACACCGAAAAATCATTATTGAGCCAAGTGAGCAAAACCATTACCCCAGTGTTTCATCCTATGGGGATTACGGATGACAATTGGCAAGCTACAGTGGGCATTTTCACCGGCGTATTTGCCAAGGAAGTTGTGGTTGGCACGCTGAATAACCTCTATCAAACAGAGTCGTCGGAAGACGAAGAGTTTTCATTGATGGGTCGCTTCGATGAAGCATTGAGTAGCGTTGCCGATAACTTTGTAGCGATTGGTGAAGCTTTGGCAGATCCTCTGGGTATCGACATTGGTAATGTAGCAGATCAAGATGAAGCATCAGAAGCGCAAGAGGTCAGCAAGTCGACTTTTGTTGAGATGCAAAAACGATTCGATGGCGCCATCGGCGCATTTGCTTATTTGCTATTTGTACTGATGTACATTCCATGTGCTAGTGCTACGGGTACCATTGCACGTGAATTAGGCACGCGTTGGGCTACATTTATAGGTGTGTGGACCACAGCGTTGGCGTACTGCTTTGCAACTGGTTTTTATCAAGTGGCGACTTGGTATGTTGGACGCGGTGGTTCATTGACTATTGGTGTTGTTTCTTTGTTAGTACCACTTGCTATCTTTTTAGCATTGCGAGTGACTTGGGTTCAACAACGTTTATTATCACGAAATGAGACATCTTATGCTCCCTAAGATAGAAACATTGGTGCAGCAAAAGGGGCCCATGACGCTGACCATGATTGCGCGGGAAATGAAATCCAGTGAGCAGGCCATAGAAGGTATGCTCCGTTTACTGGTAATGCGGGGGCGACTTAAAAAGTCGTCTCAAGGCGCCTGTGATGGTGGGTGTTGTGCTACTCATAGTGGCGTTGATTTATACCAATGGCAGGGCGAAGAAGCCCTGCCACTCAATGTGTTTCATCAAGCTTCGTAATCAATTGGATCGCTCACACCATTTTCTCTAAAAGCTTCTAGGCGTTCTACACATGCACCGCACTTACCACACGCTTTTTCTCGGCCGTTGTAGCAAGTCCAAGTGGTGGCGTAGTCAAGTCCCATGTTTAACCCGTCTGTTAATATCTCGATTTTAGAGCTATTTAAATACGGGGTCACGATGGAGACTGGCTCATAGTTGGCTAGTAAAGACACCTCATTCATCTTGTGTACAAACTCGGGACGGCAATCGGGATAAATTGCATGGTCACCATTGTGCGCGCCGTAGTGAACTGCGTTTGCTTTGATCGAAACTGCATACGCAATTGCAAGCGATAAAAGCACCATATTCCGGTTTGGAACCACTGTGGATTTCATGCTTTCTTCTTCGTAATGGCCTTCCGGGATATCAATGTCATCGGTTAGCGAGCTTCCCCCAAGCAATGCATTAATTTCTCGAATATCAATCACCTTGTGCTGAACTCCAAGTTGCTCGCAGACGTTGCGTGCGACTTCAATTTCTTTCACATGGCGTTGGCCATAGTTAAATGTGAGTGCGTAAACCTCATTGCCATCCCGAATGGCGCGGTTTAAAACGGTGAAAGAATCCATTCCACCTGAATAAATGACGACGACTTTGTTACCCATAATCTTGCCTGACCTGCTAGGATCCCGTATAAGACGGGCATTCTACCTAAATCTGAGGTAAACGGCAGCATGAAGTATCCAGTGAACGAGGTTTTCCAAACGATTCAAGGCGAGGGAGTGCATTCTGGCGTGCCTTCTTTGTTTGTGCGCCTGCAAGGTTGCCCTGTGGGTTGTTCATGGTGCGATACCAAGCACACATGGGATGTGCTCAAAGAAGATGAAGTGGACACCCATGTCATTATTTCCAAACGGTTGGACTCTCCACAATACACTCAATTGACAGGCTCTGAGCTTATCGCTTTGTTTCAAAAACAAAATTTCAAGGCAAGCCATGTGGTGATCACCGGTGGTGAACCCTGTATGTATGATCTGTCTGAATTAACCGATACCCTGATTGAAGCAGGTTATTCAATTCAGATTGAAACCAGCGGTACATATGAAGTTTTAGTCAACGATCGGGTGTGGGTGACTGTTTCGCCAAAAGTTGCCATGAAAGGCGGTATGGAAGTGCTTCGAGCAGCTATGCAACGCGCCGATGAAATTAAACACCCGGTTGCACGCGAGTCCGACATTGAGAATTTAGATGCGCTATTGGCTGAGTCTGAACTTGATGCGTCGGATGTATTTATTTGTTTGCAGCCCATCAGCCAAAAAGCGAGAGCGACCAAGCTCTGCATGGACACTTGTATTGAGCGAAACTGGCGATTATCGGTTCAAACTCATAAATATTTGGGGATAGCTTAGCTGACCTCTTACAAATACAGTGACAGTTCTTTCGCTTTGAATATAATGATCTGAATCAATAAAGAGGGGTTGTAAATGCCAGTAATCACGCAGCTTTTTAAGCAAAATCAGGAATGGGCCAAAACAAAAGTTGATGCGGAGCCTGATTTCTTCTCGAAATTGTCAGAGCAGCAGCGCCCAGAGTACCTTTGGATTGGCTGTTCAGATTCAAGGGTTCCTGCTAATCAGATCGTTGGATTACTACCCGGTGAAGTCTTTGTTCACCGTAACATTGCCAATGTGGTTGTTCATACCGACTTGAATTGCTTATCGGTGATTCAATATGCGGTTGAAGTGTTGAGAGTCAAACACATCA
This genomic window from Echinimonas agarilytica contains:
- the ihfB gene encoding integration host factor subunit beta; this translates as MTKSELIERLASKQLQLSAKDVEVAIKELIEQMAGTLESGERIEIRGFGSFSLHYRAPRVGRNPKTGDSVELEGKYVPHFKPGKELRERVNNVG
- a CDS encoding LapA family protein, with the protein product MKLFITCVIIILFVVLGLSFGAQNDTQIEVNYLIAKDTFSFPAVVACVLVAGFLLGWLATASGYFSARMKHGRLLRKYKKLQKQLDSAEQ
- the lapB gene encoding lipopolysaccharide assembly protein LapB, with amino-acid sequence MIELLFLLLPIAAAYGWYMGRRSATQNQRDQKQQLSEQYVAGLNYLLSDQADKAVDLFIDMIEVDNDTIDTHMALGSLFRRRGEVDRAIKIHQNILERSQISQEQYNIAALELARDFTAAGLLDRAEDLYKSIAGTKSHGEQATQELVSIYQQLKDWKQAIFYAERLSIDANTARIIAQFYCELAEESKGVGSDVKVKFLKKALKVDACCVRASIMLGQLHSEQGHWQQAIEHFQHVVEQDIELVTEVIKPLSECYQRLDMEGQFQHFLIHAVEKGAGASAVIVLAELLKKQGLEKDAETLELGQLRRFPSLKGFFHYMEYHVARIVEPEARSSLATLQKLVGQQLSIKPKYRCQSCGFSSNILQWQCPSCKSWGETKPVRGLDGE
- the pyrF gene encoding orotidine-5'-phosphate decarboxylase; translated protein: MTDSKVIVALDYDDQDRALNFVDSIEPGSCRLKVGKEMFTYFGPSFVRSLVERKFDVFLDLKFHDIPNTVAKAVAASADLGVWMVNVHASGGRGMMEAAKKSLESYGADAPQLIAVTVLTSMSSDDLRDIGWKVEPFEQVRRLASLTQEAGLDGVVCSAREARMLKSRLGKDFVLVTPGIRPIGADAGDQHRIVTPEKAVEDGADYLVIGRPITQAQDPLQVLQQINQSLANI
- the rrtA gene encoding rhombosortase; the protein is MVIHRLVHWLPILLIPLVSTTLLMCWPQSIDSALAYQSDRPLVSQLWVLLSAPLLHTNLYHLIMNLAAYVFLCAFNEGSLKGWRIVAVTLLMGAVSTAYFACLNDSLTSLVGLSGALHGCMVYLAIREFRSAPLIMSTLLVGICIKIGWELFNGGSAVSAHLIDATVAVQAHVGGALGGLITALCVGYVKRSDNHVLPEQ
- a CDS encoding tRNA-uridine aminocarboxypropyltransferase, whose amino-acid sequence is MKLNKRLNCSQCLRPQTLCHCHLIERISSDLPIVILQHPDEQNHPFNTARIVRDSIIQSTLLTGTQWSLSEGALSEAMPKRAWPFLLYTGEPIVSVSGIKSEINEHGGTPVAIILDGTWRNTREILLSSPQLQSVPRVALLLPKTSTYAIRKSNVQGGLATIEAAYHLLTQWHENEQYQGLLTPFEYMVAQQRQFVPS
- a CDS encoding FeoA family protein is translated as MTLDRLKPHQKALIRAIQCKQPARGKLMDLGLVPGAAVTYVRSAPYGAGCQIEVKRTQLMLRDDVAKEIEVQLA
- the feoB gene encoding ferrous iron transport protein B — translated: MKSPRIALVGNPNAGKTTLFNGLTGLSQRVGNFPGITVEKKSGKMMQGEYEAEIVDLPGVYSLIPQQQSSADERVTLRYLIENPPDLLINVLDATCIERHFYLTTQLAELNLPFIVVITRADVAAKQGIEIDIEALSARAGAPVVELNATSPNTYLQKIVASLQIATTSNCFPTYASDIEQWLESQTASSRLSRLINLIDQHYRGDAPVAGDVELDIASRRYDLCNEVCQEVLTDPTEQAELVTAKIDRVVLNPWFAMPIFLTAMYLMFMFTIHVGGAFIDFFDIAVGAVVVDGFGLLLESIGSPAIVTALLADGVGAGIQTVSTFIPIIGCLYLFLTVLEQSGYLARAAVVVDRLMHRLGLPGQAFVPMIMGFGCSVPAVMATRTLKNESERVITSAMSHFMSCGARLPVYALFAAAFFPSTGQNIVFLLYIIGILMAVLTGLVLRHSLLLGSSSSFVLELPHYERPKLKAVLLKTWQKLKGFVLGAGKIIVIMVTCIGLLNSLGTDGSLGNQDTEKSLLSQVSKTITPVFHPMGITDDNWQATVGIFTGVFAKEVVVGTLNNLYQTESSEDEEFSLMGRFDEALSSVADNFVAIGEALADPLGIDIGNVADQDEASEAQEVSKSTFVEMQKRFDGAIGAFAYLLFVLMYIPCASATGTIARELGTRWATFIGVWTTALAYCFATGFYQVATWYVGRGGSLTIGVVSLLVPLAIFLALRVTWVQQRLLSRNETSYAP
- a CDS encoding FeoC-like transcriptional regulator, coding for MLPKIETLVQQKGPMTLTMIAREMKSSEQAIEGMLRLLVMRGRLKKSSQGACDGGCCATHSGVDLYQWQGEEALPLNVFHQAS
- the queC gene encoding 7-cyano-7-deazaguanine synthase QueC, giving the protein MGNKVVVIYSGGMDSFTVLNRAIRDGNEVYALTFNYGQRHVKEIEVARNVCEQLGVQHKVIDIREINALLGGSSLTDDIDIPEGHYEEESMKSTVVPNRNMVLLSLAIAYAVSIKANAVHYGAHNGDHAIYPDCRPEFVHKMNEVSLLANYEPVSIVTPYLNSSKIEILTDGLNMGLDYATTWTCYNGREKACGKCGACVERLEAFRENGVSDPIDYEA
- the queE gene encoding 7-carboxy-7-deazaguanine synthase QueE; its protein translation is MKYPVNEVFQTIQGEGVHSGVPSLFVRLQGCPVGCSWCDTKHTWDVLKEDEVDTHVIISKRLDSPQYTQLTGSELIALFQKQNFKASHVVITGGEPCMYDLSELTDTLIEAGYSIQIETSGTYEVLVNDRVWVTVSPKVAMKGGMEVLRAAMQRADEIKHPVARESDIENLDALLAESELDASDVFICLQPISQKARATKLCMDTCIERNWRLSVQTHKYLGIA